Proteins encoded in a region of the Strix uralensis isolate ZFMK-TIS-50842 chromosome Z, bStrUra1, whole genome shotgun sequence genome:
- the PALM2AKAP2 gene encoding PALM2-AKAP2 fusion protein isoform X6, with the protein MEIEVPVSEHKSITTVASPHPIDNPTHFFSPAASHNGLKDRHESLDSEVAKEIRYLDEVLEANCCDSAADSTFNGTFSPEPSSVSIMDGSGASVNVSNDSVPSEREENVADKQAPLVVEPREASVTDENLKSNGHSLGGLKEDTRESLKVPGSPTSSNSSRRSSKDGETTLTTLKKEAKFELRAFHEDKKPSKLFEDEEEKEKYRVRKVRPSEEMMELEKERRELIKSQAVKKNPNIAAKWWNPPQEKILEDQLDEEHLESHKKYKERKERQQQQGATPSSPKQVSCSFVPSEPANIKKEDIVTEQIDFSAARKQFQLMEHSGPSQGQAPPRRSGTPKMFSIKPFYKSLNSPHVDRPPSSVTRPISVCGQTGQLEGNNTTVIKAQKVSCTSDDDTSAQTTTADPVRELSCSDSPRAGQASKLWAEDGEFMSARAVFTVVKDDGQGVLDQFPKSGSASSPPEELDSGLDDLSVRSQDTTVLETLSNDFSMDNISDSGASNETMSTLQESSLADFSLPQTPQADTPAECRSEGISKSFSDLGCNSPSSTLADSMLIDDQLEYHAGLLVQNAIQQAIAEQVDKANCKEEEIPVEKETPVKEQPATTSPAPAAKEQQNPMFEPPQVSSPVQEKRDTIPKTSKEEDSGLREGRSLQQSPVYSASQPFLVEENKHEVSYFSKYSEAAELRSTASILATQEPEVTVGPFKLRSRKQRTLSMIEEEIRAAQEREEELKRQRQGLQVTPSPVMKSAPLMPTRTVSYKTAPGKIEKIKPPPSPTTEGPLSQSDLPPEEPAGAQRPKNLMQTLMEDYETHKTKRRERMDDSSYTCKLLSSKVTSEVLEATRVNRRKSALALRWEAGIYANREEDE; encoded by the exons atggaaattgAAGTTCCAGTTTCTGAACATAAAAGCATCACCACAGTGGCTTCACCACATCCCATAGACAATCCAACCCACTTCTtttcccctgctgccagccacaATGGACTTAAGGACAGGCATGAATCTCTGGATAGTGAAGTTGCTAAAGAGATCAGATACCTAGATGAAGTGCTGGAGGCAAATTGCTGTGATTCTGCTGCAGATAGTACCTTTAATGGGACATTCTCCCCTGAACCAAGTTCAGTCTCCATTATGGATGGCTCAGGAGCATCTGTTAATGTCAGTAATGATTCAGTACCcagtgaaagggaagaaaatgtagcTGACAAGCAGGCACCCTTGGTAGTTGAACCGCGGGAAGCTAGCGTAACAGATGAGAACCTGAAATCTAATGGCCATTCCTTGGGTGGACTGAAGGAAGACACTAGGGAGAGTCTGAAGGTGCCAGGAAGTCCCACTTCTTCAAACAGTTCTAGAAGATCCTCTAAGGATGGAGAAACAACTCTTACAACCCTTAAGAAAGAGGCTAAGTTTGAACTACGAGCCTTCCATGAAGATAAAAAGCCCTCAAAGCTCTttgaagatgaggaagagaaggaaaaatacagggTCCGCAAAGTGAGACCATCAGAGGAAATGATGGAacttgaaaaggaaagaagagaactCATTAAAAGCCAGGCGGTCAAGAAAAACCCCAATATTGCCGCCAAATGGTGGAACCCTCCCCAAGAGAAGATCCTGGAGGATCAACTGGATGAAGAGCATCTGGAGTCCCACAAGAAGTACAAGGAGCGCAAggagagacagcagcagcaaggtGCAACACCATCATCCCCCAAACAGGTCAGCTGCTCCTTTGTACCATCAGAGCCAGCCAATATCAAGAAAGAGGACATTGTCACAGAGCAAATTGACTTCTCAGCTGCCAGAAAGCAGTTCCAGCTGATGGAGCATTCAGGTCCATCTCAGGGTCAGGCCCCACCGAGACGGTCAGGAACACCCAAAATGTTCTCCATCAAGCCCTTCTACAAAAGCCTCAATTCTCCTCATGTAGACAGACCACCGTCTTCCGTGACAAGACCCATTTCAGTATGTGGGCAAACAGGACAGCTTGAGGGTAACAATACCACTGTTATCAAAGCACAGAAGGTCTCCTGTACCTCAGATGATGATACAAGTGCTCAGACTACCACTGCTGACCCAGTAAGAGAGTTATCATGCAGTGATAGCCCCAGAGCCGGACAGGCCTCAAAGCTGTGGGCAGAGGATGGAGAATTCATGAGTGCAAGAGCAGTCTTCACGGTGGTGAAGGATGATGGACAGGGTGTGCTAGACCAGTTCCCAAAGTCAGGCAGCGCCTCTTCCCCTCCAGAGGAGCTCGACTCTGGTTTGGATGACTTGTCTGTCAGGTCTCAGGATACCACTGTCTTGGAGACCCTTTCCAATGACTTCAGCATGGATAACATCAGTGACAGTGGTGCCTCCAATGAGACCATGAGCACCCTGCAGGAAAGCTCTCTGGCTGATTTCTCCCTGCCTCAGACCCCGCAGGCTGACACTCCAGCAGAGTGCAGGAGCGAAGGCATCTCCAAGTCATTCAGCGACCTGGGCTGCAACTCACCTTCCTCCACCTTGGCAGACTCCATGCTGATTGATGACCAGCTGGAGTACCATGCTGGCCTGCTTGTTCAAAACGCCATCCAACAAGCCATAGCTGAGCAGGTGGATAAAGCAAACTGCAAGGAAGAAGAAATCCCAGTGGAAAAGGAGACACCAGTCAAAGAGCAGCCAGCCACcaccagcccagctccagctgccaaGGAGCAGCAGAACCCAATGTTTGAGCCACCCCAGGTGTCTTCACCTGTTCAAGAAAAAAGGGACACCATACCAAAGACTTCAAAAGAGGAAGACTCAGGACTCAGGGAAGGGAGGAGTTTGCAGCAGTCACCTGTGTACTCAGCCAGCCAGCCGTTCCTTGTGGAGGAAAATAAGCATGAAGTCAGCTATTTCAGCAAATATTCAGAGGCAGCTGAGCTGAGGAGCACTGCATCCATCCTGGCCACACAGGAGCCTGAAGTGACCGTGGGCCCTTTCAAGTTACGGTCAAGGAAGCAGCGGACTTTGTCGATGATAGAAGAGGAGATCAGAGCTGCCCAGGAACGAGAAGAGGAGCTGAAGAGGCAGCGGCAAGGTCTGCAGGTGACACCGAGCCCTGTTATGAAGAGCGCACCACTCATGCCCACCAGAACTGTGTCTTACAAAACTGCACCAG GAAAGATAGAGAAGATCAAGCCTCCTCCATCTCCCACCACAGAAGGCCCTCTCTCGCAGTCTGACCTGCCACCCGAGGAACCTGCAGGAGCCCAGCGACCCAAGAACCTGATGCAGACCCTCATGGAGGATTACGAAACACACAAAACTAAGAGACGAGAAAGGATGGATGACAGCAGT
- the PALM2AKAP2 gene encoding A-kinase anchor protein 2 isoform X7: protein MFRYTAPWQVLCLSMEQGLRKSSRIPEDDIRLRKNRDQNCANFLEPATVLATKEEKMEIEVPVSEHKSITTVASPHPIDNPTHFFSPAASHNGLKDRHESLDSEVAKEIRYLDEVLEANCCDSAADSTFNGTFSPEPSSVSIMDGSGASVNVSNDSVPSEREENVADKQAPLVVEPREASVTDENLKSNGHSLGGLKEDTRESLKVPGSPTSSNSSRRSSKDGETTLTTLKKEAKFELRAFHEDKKPSKLFEDEEEKEKYRVRKVRPSEEMMELEKERRELIKSQAVKKNPNIAAKWWNPPQEKILEDQLDEEHLESHKKYKERKERQQQQGATPSSPKQVSCSFVPSEPANIKKEDIVTEQIDFSAARKQFQLMEHSGPSQGQAPPRRSGTPKMFSIKPFYKSLNSPHVDRPPSSVTRPISVCGQTGQLEGNNTTVIKAQKVSCTSDDDTSAQTTTADPVRELSCSDSPRAGQASKLWAEDGEFMSARAVFTVVKDDGQGVLDQFPKSGSASSPPEELDSGLDDLSVRSQDTTVLETLSNDFSMDNISDSGASNETMSTLQESSLADFSLPQTPQADTPAECRSEGISKSFSDLGCNSPSSTLADSMLIDDQLEYHAGLLVQNAIQQAIAEQVDKANCKEEEIPVEKETPVKEQPATTSPAPAAKEQQNPMFEPPQVSSPVQEKRDTIPKTSKEEDSGLREGRSLQQSPVYSASQPFLVEENKHEVSYFSKYSEAAELRSTASILATQEPEVTVGPFKLRSRKQRTLSMIEEEIRAAQEREEELKRQRQGLQVTPSPVMKSAPLMPTRTVSYKTAPGKIEKIKPPPSPTTEGPLSQSDLPPEEPAGAQRPKNLMQTLMEDYETHKTKRRERMDDSSVLEATRVNRRKSALALRWEAGIYANREEDE, encoded by the exons aaatcttcCAGAATCCCTGAGGATGACATCAGGTTGAGAAAAAACAGAGACCAAAACTGTGCCAATTTCTTGGAGCCAGCTACTGTGCTTGctacaaaggaagagaaaatggaaattgAAGTTCCAGTTTCTGAACATAAAAGCATCACCACAGTGGCTTCACCACATCCCATAGACAATCCAACCCACTTCTtttcccctgctgccagccacaATGGACTTAAGGACAGGCATGAATCTCTGGATAGTGAAGTTGCTAAAGAGATCAGATACCTAGATGAAGTGCTGGAGGCAAATTGCTGTGATTCTGCTGCAGATAGTACCTTTAATGGGACATTCTCCCCTGAACCAAGTTCAGTCTCCATTATGGATGGCTCAGGAGCATCTGTTAATGTCAGTAATGATTCAGTACCcagtgaaagggaagaaaatgtagcTGACAAGCAGGCACCCTTGGTAGTTGAACCGCGGGAAGCTAGCGTAACAGATGAGAACCTGAAATCTAATGGCCATTCCTTGGGTGGACTGAAGGAAGACACTAGGGAGAGTCTGAAGGTGCCAGGAAGTCCCACTTCTTCAAACAGTTCTAGAAGATCCTCTAAGGATGGAGAAACAACTCTTACAACCCTTAAGAAAGAGGCTAAGTTTGAACTACGAGCCTTCCATGAAGATAAAAAGCCCTCAAAGCTCTttgaagatgaggaagagaaggaaaaatacagggTCCGCAAAGTGAGACCATCAGAGGAAATGATGGAacttgaaaaggaaagaagagaactCATTAAAAGCCAGGCGGTCAAGAAAAACCCCAATATTGCCGCCAAATGGTGGAACCCTCCCCAAGAGAAGATCCTGGAGGATCAACTGGATGAAGAGCATCTGGAGTCCCACAAGAAGTACAAGGAGCGCAAggagagacagcagcagcaaggtGCAACACCATCATCCCCCAAACAGGTCAGCTGCTCCTTTGTACCATCAGAGCCAGCCAATATCAAGAAAGAGGACATTGTCACAGAGCAAATTGACTTCTCAGCTGCCAGAAAGCAGTTCCAGCTGATGGAGCATTCAGGTCCATCTCAGGGTCAGGCCCCACCGAGACGGTCAGGAACACCCAAAATGTTCTCCATCAAGCCCTTCTACAAAAGCCTCAATTCTCCTCATGTAGACAGACCACCGTCTTCCGTGACAAGACCCATTTCAGTATGTGGGCAAACAGGACAGCTTGAGGGTAACAATACCACTGTTATCAAAGCACAGAAGGTCTCCTGTACCTCAGATGATGATACAAGTGCTCAGACTACCACTGCTGACCCAGTAAGAGAGTTATCATGCAGTGATAGCCCCAGAGCCGGACAGGCCTCAAAGCTGTGGGCAGAGGATGGAGAATTCATGAGTGCAAGAGCAGTCTTCACGGTGGTGAAGGATGATGGACAGGGTGTGCTAGACCAGTTCCCAAAGTCAGGCAGCGCCTCTTCCCCTCCAGAGGAGCTCGACTCTGGTTTGGATGACTTGTCTGTCAGGTCTCAGGATACCACTGTCTTGGAGACCCTTTCCAATGACTTCAGCATGGATAACATCAGTGACAGTGGTGCCTCCAATGAGACCATGAGCACCCTGCAGGAAAGCTCTCTGGCTGATTTCTCCCTGCCTCAGACCCCGCAGGCTGACACTCCAGCAGAGTGCAGGAGCGAAGGCATCTCCAAGTCATTCAGCGACCTGGGCTGCAACTCACCTTCCTCCACCTTGGCAGACTCCATGCTGATTGATGACCAGCTGGAGTACCATGCTGGCCTGCTTGTTCAAAACGCCATCCAACAAGCCATAGCTGAGCAGGTGGATAAAGCAAACTGCAAGGAAGAAGAAATCCCAGTGGAAAAGGAGACACCAGTCAAAGAGCAGCCAGCCACcaccagcccagctccagctgccaaGGAGCAGCAGAACCCAATGTTTGAGCCACCCCAGGTGTCTTCACCTGTTCAAGAAAAAAGGGACACCATACCAAAGACTTCAAAAGAGGAAGACTCAGGACTCAGGGAAGGGAGGAGTTTGCAGCAGTCACCTGTGTACTCAGCCAGCCAGCCGTTCCTTGTGGAGGAAAATAAGCATGAAGTCAGCTATTTCAGCAAATATTCAGAGGCAGCTGAGCTGAGGAGCACTGCATCCATCCTGGCCACACAGGAGCCTGAAGTGACCGTGGGCCCTTTCAAGTTACGGTCAAGGAAGCAGCGGACTTTGTCGATGATAGAAGAGGAGATCAGAGCTGCCCAGGAACGAGAAGAGGAGCTGAAGAGGCAGCGGCAAGGTCTGCAGGTGACACCGAGCCCTGTTATGAAGAGCGCACCACTCATGCCCACCAGAACTGTGTCTTACAAAACTGCACCAG GAAAGATAGAGAAGATCAAGCCTCCTCCATCTCCCACCACAGAAGGCCCTCTCTCGCAGTCTGACCTGCCACCCGAGGAACCTGCAGGAGCCCAGCGACCCAAGAACCTGATGCAGACCCTCATGGAGGATTACGAAACACACAAAACTAAGAGACGAGAAAGGATGGATGACAGCAGT
- the PALM2AKAP2 gene encoding PALM2-AKAP2 fusion protein isoform X5 encodes MFRYTAPWQVLCLSMEQGLRKSSRIPEDDIRLRKNRDQNCANFLEPATVLATKEEKMEIEVPVSEHKSITTVASPHPIDNPTHFFSPAASHNGLKDRHESLDSEVAKEIRYLDEVLEANCCDSAADSTFNGTFSPEPSSVSIMDGSGASVNVSNDSVPSEREENVADKQAPLVVEPREASVTDENLKSNGHSLGGLKEDTRESLKVPGSPTSSNSSRRSSKDGETTLTTLKKEAKFELRAFHEDKKPSKLFEDEEEKEKYRVRKVRPSEEMMELEKERRELIKSQAVKKNPNIAAKWWNPPQEKILEDQLDEEHLESHKKYKERKERQQQQGATPSSPKQVSCSFVPSEPANIKKEDIVTEQIDFSAARKQFQLMEHSGPSQGQAPPRRSGTPKMFSIKPFYKSLNSPHVDRPPSSVTRPISVCGQTGQLEGNNTTVIKAQKVSCTSDDDTSAQTTTADPVRELSCSDSPRAGQASKLWAEDGEFMSARAVFTVVKDDGQGVLDQFPKSGSASSPPEELDSGLDDLSVRSQDTTVLETLSNDFSMDNISDSGASNETMSTLQESSLADFSLPQTPQADTPAECRSEGISKSFSDLGCNSPSSTLADSMLIDDQLEYHAGLLVQNAIQQAIAEQVDKANCKEEEIPVEKETPVKEQPATTSPAPAAKEQQNPMFEPPQVSSPVQEKRDTIPKTSKEEDSGLREGRSLQQSPVYSASQPFLVEENKHEVSYFSKYSEAAELRSTASILATQEPEVTVGPFKLRSRKQRTLSMIEEEIRAAQEREEELKRQRQGLQVTPSPVMKSAPLMPTRTVSYKTAPGKIEKIKPPPSPTTEGPLSQSDLPPEEPAGAQRPKNLMQTLMEDYETHKTKRRERMDDSSYTCKLLSSKVTSEVLEATRVNRRKSALALRWEAGIYANREEDE; translated from the exons aaatcttcCAGAATCCCTGAGGATGACATCAGGTTGAGAAAAAACAGAGACCAAAACTGTGCCAATTTCTTGGAGCCAGCTACTGTGCTTGctacaaaggaagagaaaatggaaattgAAGTTCCAGTTTCTGAACATAAAAGCATCACCACAGTGGCTTCACCACATCCCATAGACAATCCAACCCACTTCTtttcccctgctgccagccacaATGGACTTAAGGACAGGCATGAATCTCTGGATAGTGAAGTTGCTAAAGAGATCAGATACCTAGATGAAGTGCTGGAGGCAAATTGCTGTGATTCTGCTGCAGATAGTACCTTTAATGGGACATTCTCCCCTGAACCAAGTTCAGTCTCCATTATGGATGGCTCAGGAGCATCTGTTAATGTCAGTAATGATTCAGTACCcagtgaaagggaagaaaatgtagcTGACAAGCAGGCACCCTTGGTAGTTGAACCGCGGGAAGCTAGCGTAACAGATGAGAACCTGAAATCTAATGGCCATTCCTTGGGTGGACTGAAGGAAGACACTAGGGAGAGTCTGAAGGTGCCAGGAAGTCCCACTTCTTCAAACAGTTCTAGAAGATCCTCTAAGGATGGAGAAACAACTCTTACAACCCTTAAGAAAGAGGCTAAGTTTGAACTACGAGCCTTCCATGAAGATAAAAAGCCCTCAAAGCTCTttgaagatgaggaagagaaggaaaaatacagggTCCGCAAAGTGAGACCATCAGAGGAAATGATGGAacttgaaaaggaaagaagagaactCATTAAAAGCCAGGCGGTCAAGAAAAACCCCAATATTGCCGCCAAATGGTGGAACCCTCCCCAAGAGAAGATCCTGGAGGATCAACTGGATGAAGAGCATCTGGAGTCCCACAAGAAGTACAAGGAGCGCAAggagagacagcagcagcaaggtGCAACACCATCATCCCCCAAACAGGTCAGCTGCTCCTTTGTACCATCAGAGCCAGCCAATATCAAGAAAGAGGACATTGTCACAGAGCAAATTGACTTCTCAGCTGCCAGAAAGCAGTTCCAGCTGATGGAGCATTCAGGTCCATCTCAGGGTCAGGCCCCACCGAGACGGTCAGGAACACCCAAAATGTTCTCCATCAAGCCCTTCTACAAAAGCCTCAATTCTCCTCATGTAGACAGACCACCGTCTTCCGTGACAAGACCCATTTCAGTATGTGGGCAAACAGGACAGCTTGAGGGTAACAATACCACTGTTATCAAAGCACAGAAGGTCTCCTGTACCTCAGATGATGATACAAGTGCTCAGACTACCACTGCTGACCCAGTAAGAGAGTTATCATGCAGTGATAGCCCCAGAGCCGGACAGGCCTCAAAGCTGTGGGCAGAGGATGGAGAATTCATGAGTGCAAGAGCAGTCTTCACGGTGGTGAAGGATGATGGACAGGGTGTGCTAGACCAGTTCCCAAAGTCAGGCAGCGCCTCTTCCCCTCCAGAGGAGCTCGACTCTGGTTTGGATGACTTGTCTGTCAGGTCTCAGGATACCACTGTCTTGGAGACCCTTTCCAATGACTTCAGCATGGATAACATCAGTGACAGTGGTGCCTCCAATGAGACCATGAGCACCCTGCAGGAAAGCTCTCTGGCTGATTTCTCCCTGCCTCAGACCCCGCAGGCTGACACTCCAGCAGAGTGCAGGAGCGAAGGCATCTCCAAGTCATTCAGCGACCTGGGCTGCAACTCACCTTCCTCCACCTTGGCAGACTCCATGCTGATTGATGACCAGCTGGAGTACCATGCTGGCCTGCTTGTTCAAAACGCCATCCAACAAGCCATAGCTGAGCAGGTGGATAAAGCAAACTGCAAGGAAGAAGAAATCCCAGTGGAAAAGGAGACACCAGTCAAAGAGCAGCCAGCCACcaccagcccagctccagctgccaaGGAGCAGCAGAACCCAATGTTTGAGCCACCCCAGGTGTCTTCACCTGTTCAAGAAAAAAGGGACACCATACCAAAGACTTCAAAAGAGGAAGACTCAGGACTCAGGGAAGGGAGGAGTTTGCAGCAGTCACCTGTGTACTCAGCCAGCCAGCCGTTCCTTGTGGAGGAAAATAAGCATGAAGTCAGCTATTTCAGCAAATATTCAGAGGCAGCTGAGCTGAGGAGCACTGCATCCATCCTGGCCACACAGGAGCCTGAAGTGACCGTGGGCCCTTTCAAGTTACGGTCAAGGAAGCAGCGGACTTTGTCGATGATAGAAGAGGAGATCAGAGCTGCCCAGGAACGAGAAGAGGAGCTGAAGAGGCAGCGGCAAGGTCTGCAGGTGACACCGAGCCCTGTTATGAAGAGCGCACCACTCATGCCCACCAGAACTGTGTCTTACAAAACTGCACCAG GAAAGATAGAGAAGATCAAGCCTCCTCCATCTCCCACCACAGAAGGCCCTCTCTCGCAGTCTGACCTGCCACCCGAGGAACCTGCAGGAGCCCAGCGACCCAAGAACCTGATGCAGACCCTCATGGAGGATTACGAAACACACAAAACTAAGAGACGAGAAAGGATGGATGACAGCAGT